One Lagenorhynchus albirostris chromosome 7, mLagAlb1.1, whole genome shotgun sequence genomic window, AGCTTTGTCTTTGCCACGTTTTCCATCTGtatcattttgattttgttttggtgGTGCTCTCCTGTTTCCCTCTATGTACCTCTGTTGTAGCATAACCACGATATATAGAAATGAtctgtttctgtgtctgtttccccTACCATCAGTCTTAGCTGCTCTGGGACAGGGGATATAGAATCATGACATGTGCTCATGTCACAGCATttccaggagggggagggggtctgAGGAAAGGAACCAGGAGATGGTTGGCAGATACGGAGACAATGTGCAAATGTCCTGGAGAAAATGCTTAACTGTTCAGTTTGAGAACCCACGATCACGGTGCCTCGTCCAGGGCCTAGCACACGTCCGACACTTAGCAGACGGTGgaatgtcctttcttttttttttttgcggtacgcgggcctctcactgttgtggcctctcccgttgcggagcacaggctcgggacgcgcaggctcagcggccatggctcacgggcccagcaactccgcggcatgtgggatcttcccggaccggggcacgaacccgtgtcccctgcatcggcaggcggactctcaaccactgcaccaccagggaagccctggaatgtcCTTTCTGATGAGTGCGGCGACCACTTAGGTTGTGTCTGCTCTCTCCACAGCGGGAGCCCAGCATTGACCTGCTGGAGGCCTTCGTGGAACACTGGAAGGGCATCACGAACTACTACATTGAAAGCACAGGTGGGGCCTGGTCTCCTTCCGTGCAGGGATCCctggagggagcagggaggaaggtGTGGGTGGAGTCACCCTGCAGCTCAGAGATGCAGGTGTCCTGAGGAAGGTGACATCCGCTGCTCACGAGTTCAGAGTGGGGGCTGCCCCACCCTGACCTTCTGGGAGGGGACCTGTGGGAGGTAGGAGTGGGGACAGGGAGGCTGAGGTCTCACTGGCCTGACTCTGCAGCCCAGAGGTTGAATCCCACTTGCCCCCAGCTTCCAGTTGGGCAGAATGTCCAGGCCTTCAGTCTCCAAGTGCCTGGGCCCTGTGCCTAGGGCTTActgattaaagaaaagaaatggaataaatTCCTCTTTTCCGTGAGCCAACTTAACAGGGCATTTCTCTTGTAGAGACCTGGCAAGGCATGTAGCACACCTGGTCCTTCTCCCCAAGCCGACACTCTAAAAAGCCAAAGCCTTGGGTCATCTGGGCCCATCAGGATCACTCACCGAGGGGGCAGCGTCTCATTGGCTGCTTTGTAGTCAGTATGCTGGGATTGGTGGAGATGCACTGGTTGCCAGGTAACCTTTCCTGCATCCCTAGCCTTCCACCGCCTGGAGTTCAGACTGGGGTTTGATTCCAGCCTGCACCTTTCCTAAAGGCTTTTTTTCCAGCCTGAGCCAACCCAAGAAATTAAAAGTGGCCTTTGGACACTCTGAGGGACCCTCTGAGCGTTCTGTTAGACCAGGTTCCTCAGTCTTGGCACTGGTGACACCTGGACTGGatcattctttgttgtaggggCCTTGGGGGGGGGGTACAGTGTATGTTTAGCAGCAActctgacctctacccactaaatgccagtagcaccccttcCTTCCCCATTGTGATAACCATAAATAGCTCTCCACACATTGCCAGATATCCCGGTGAGCAGGGGCAGGATCACCCCCAGTTAAGAACGATTGCTTTAGACTGAAGatcccttttgtttttttaagctgaGATATAATGGACAcattaggttggccaaaaagttcgtttgggtttttgtAGCATCTGacggaaaacccgaacgaactttttggccaagccaatataAATGCTGTAATCAATTGAATATACTGATTCAGTACATGGAGATACGGAGAAATGATccccacagtaagtctagttaacatctgtcaccacacatagctacattttttttcttatgatgagaacttttaagatcttctctGTTAGCAACTTTTAAACATACAGtaaagtattattaactgtagtcaccatactgtacattccatccccaggacttattttacATCTGGAAGTTTGCAGCTTTTAGACTGAAGATCTCTTGACAGGGAGCCCCAAGCTACCAGAGACTAGGAAAAGATCTAGAACTGCCTTGGGTCCACCTGGGGCTTCACCTGGGCCCAATCCGTTAATTTCCAGACTGGTCCCTGGACCGGAGATGCAGGGGCGGGCGAGGTGAGCTGACCTGCTTAAAAGCCAATGCTTTCAAGAAAAGCTAGGGGGTGCTCCAAGGCCAGTCCCAAAGTACCAAAACTTTCTTTATAAAAGTACTCTACCCTCTGAGACTGACTAAGAAAACCCCACTAATCAGCTTCTCCATTAGGACCTGGGCACTGTGCAGTGAGTTTGAGTCTGAACCCATGATcatgcatggattttttttttttttgctttgtaaaaaaaatagagtatTGCCTTCCTTGAGTATAAAAGAGACATAAACAGGCCCCAGGAGGTTATCTGTTTGGAAGCTGATCGAAGATGGCTTCTAAATAATATAACAGAgacccctgagcccacagctttTCACTCAGGCCCAGAGCAGGCCTGAAGCCCTAGCAGGTGTCCTTCTGTAGGCCCCAGGGTTCAGAGAAAAAATGCTGCTGCTTTGCTCTCATAAAGTGCTGGGGCCTGCACACATGCTCCGTCAGAGGGCTGTATCCTGGGCTTCATCTAGGaggtcttttgtctttttaactAGAGAGGCATCAACTGTAAACTTCCCTTTTCTCTGGTCTTTGACAAAAAGTGTTAACCTGGCCTGCTCCAAGTTGGcctccacctccctccaccccctagGCCCTGTGGGCTTGACCCCATCCAGCCAGAGTGCGTCTCTTCACCCCATTCACCTTGTTTGCTGAATCTTGATTAGATGAAAACACCCCGGCCAAGAAAACAGATATTCCCTGGCGGCTGAAGCAGATGCTGGACATCTTGGTGTATGAGGAGAAGCAGCAGGCGGCAGCCGGTGAGGCGGGGCCGTGTCTGGAGTACCTACTGCAGCACAAGATCCTGGAGACCCTGTGCACGCTGGGCAAGGCCGAGGTGGGCAGGACCCCGGGTGCCTCTGGAGCTTTCCACCTGAGCCGGTGTCCGGCAGGTCTACCTGTGCTCCTCCCGGTGCCCACACTGGGGGCGGGGCACTGAGGCTGTCTCAGAACACCCCGAGGCTTCGGGCCCTTGCTTATTTGCTTTGGTGGCGTGTTCTCGCTGTCGTCGGGGTTAAGGACATGTTTCCTTTTCGTTCAGTCCGCGTTCGTTCATCAAAGATGCACTGAGGACCAGCCGTGTGCCAGTCTGTGTCCTGGGCACTGGGGACCCGGCAGTGATTGAAACAGGCGAAAACTCTAGTGGGGAGAGGCAGAATAATCAAAGGAGCCCACGTATAGTATGTTCAGTAAGGACAAGGTTATGGACgaaaataaagcaggaagggggcgggacttccctggcggtccagtggttaagactccgcgctcctgatgcagggggcacggttgGATCCGTGGtcgcaactaagatcccgcatgtgcggccaaaaaggaaaaaagcaggaaGCGGGCTTGGCAGCGTAGAGGAGGCCAGTTTCCAAGcgtgagggagggaggctggcggAGAAGGCCCCTCCGCGCAGTGAGGGGAGGAGCGGTCTGGGCGGGGGCGTGGCCTCGCCGCCTGACTGACAGGCACTCTCCCCCGACCCGCAGTACCCGCCAGGCATGCGGCAGCAGGTGCTCCAGTTCTTCAGCAAGGTTCTGGCCCAGGTGCAGCATCCCCTCCTGCATTACCTCAGCGTCCACAGGCCTGTGCAGGTGAGGGGCCCAGAAGCTAAGGGGCGTCTGGGGGTGAGGCCTATGCTTTCAAGAAAAgctaggggggcttccctggtggcgcagtggttgagagtctgcctgccgatgcaggggacacgggttcgtgccccggtctgggaagatcccacatgccgcagagcggctgggcccgtgagccatggccgctgagcctgtgcgtccggagcctgtgctccgcaaacggaagaggccacaacagtgagaggcccacataccacaaaaaaaaaaaaaaaaaagaaaagctagggGGTGCTCCTAGGCCAGTCCCAAAGCACCGGACCTTTCTCGACAAAAACACCCTCTGAGACTCTAAGAAAGACCCCAAATCCAGCTTCTCCATCAGGACCCGTGCCGCAGGTTTGAGTCTGAACCCACAGTCGTGcacggggttttttttttctgccgccccattcttccttctcttccctgccaCCCCATTCCCCTCTGTCTCTGTCCTGCTCCGCTTCCAGAAACTTCTCCGACTTGGTGGGACAGTTCCTGGATCCCTCACAGAAAAGGAGGAGGTGCAGTTCACCACTGTCCTCTGCTCCAAGATCCAGCAGGATCCAGCCCTGCTCACCTATATTCTAGAAGTGAGCGCCTCTGGGGAACAGGAGCGGGAGGGCCCAGACCCCAGGGCAATCCCCCGTGGCCCTTCTGAAGAAGCAGGAGGATGGAGCAGGAACCGGGGAGGCACTCAGGCAGCTTCCCCTCCAGCTCCACGCTGAAGCCGCCCACCCCGTATTCCCAAGGGGCCATCATGGGGCGTGGTCTGCACCACAGCCTGGCCTCACGCAGCCTCTCTTGCAGGGTAGAAAGACCGTCGGTAGGAAGGAGGCatccagagaagccaccgccctGCCGAGAGAGGCAGCCGGCGTCAAGAACGAGGAGCAGCCCCACAGCAAAGCTCCTGACAGGGGTGCCCGGGGGGCCCGGGCCTTGAGCACCCAGCTGCCTGCTGAGACCGAGGAGCCAGATGGAGGCCCTGGGGAGAGCACCCTCATCACCTCGCTGATTGGCTTGTGCAAGAGCAAGGTGCCGGCTGCCGAGACGCAGggagcagggatggggagggCGAGTTGCTGGGAGGGCACTTGGGGGATCCGCCGCACGTCACTGAAGTCGTACCCTTATCCCCTAGAGAGGTCGAGTGGCCCTGAAGGCCCAGGAGAACCTGCTGCTCCTGGTAAGCGTGGCTTCCCAGGCAACTGCCACCTACCTGGTGCAGAGCAGCCCTTTTTGCCCTGCCATCGTCGAGCACCTCTGCCAGCTGTACCAGTCCCTGCCCAGCTTCCTGGACCCCGCAGACATTGCCACTTCAGAGGGCATCAGCTGGAGGTAGGCGCTCGGCCAGGGAAGGCTGGGCTGCATCTTCAGTGGCTAGAAGCCCTGCCCGTCATGTTCCCGGTAGCGGCTCTTCTTGTTTTCCAGGGGGCATGGGGACCCCTGCTGGCCACCGTCTTCCTGAGGTCACAGCCCATGCCCAAGGGCCTTCTCGCCTTCCAGGAAAGCATCACTTTGGCTTCTGCCCTCAGAGCCCCCAGTAGAACTGACCCCCCGCAACAGAGGTTCTAGGGCAGAGGGCAAAAGGGCCCAGCTTCCTGGACATAGCTGAAGCAGGCCTCACAAACCTCCCTCGCTCTCCCTCAGGTTACCCAGTGCCCCGTCTGATGAGGCTTCCTTCCCCGGCAAGGAGACCTTGGCTGCCTTTTTGGGCTGGTTTGATTACTGCGACCACCTCATCACAGAAGCCCACACGGTGAGCGGGGTGGGCGATGGCAGGGCTCTCCTTGGGTGTCCCCCGCTTCATGGTGCTCTGTTTGTGTCTCTCCCTCAAGGCCCCAGGGGGTCTCTTGGGAGCTGGGTGGGGCCCGGGGTCAGCAGAGACCCTCTACCTGTTGTTAGGCTCTGTGCAAAGACACAGCTGTTTCTCAGTGGAAAACTGCCGATCGGAGGTAAAGTGTGTTTGAGACGCGTTCTTTGGCGCCCAGGTGGTGTCGGAGGCCTTGGCAAAGTCTGTGGCTGAGAAGTTATTTGTGGACATTCTGCAGCCCCAGCTCCTGCATGTGTAAGTTCTGTGCAGTTCCCTTGGGCGTAGCCATAGTCTGGGCGAACCACCCACCCCACCAAGCCCCTTCCTGCGCCTGAGACCAGGGACCTCCTTGTCCAGAGTCACGGGAGTCTGTGGGCTCCGTCCGTTGATGTTTGCCTGTTCCCCTGACACACTCGTGGCTCAGAGCTACGTGGGCTAACAAAGGCCTCCCACCCTTGGACTCTAGGACctcaggagggggtggggtgtgagCAGAGAAATACCAGCCGAAAATGCAAGGGAACCAGGAAAGTGCGCTGCCCCCTacaccccttccctccctgcccctacTCTGGTCTCAAGGGCCCCGCCTGGCTCAGCGCGCCCTGCCTGTAGGTCTGAACAGAGCATCCTGACCTCCACCGCCCTGCTCACCGCCATGCTGCGCCAGCTCCGCTCCCCTGCGCTGCTGCGGGAGGCCGTGGCCTTCCTCCTGGGCACGGACCAGCAGCCTGCAGCCCCCGAGGACAGCCCTCACACCCTGGGCGGCCACCTCGTCAGGCACTGCGACCACCTCTCTGATGAGGTGAGGCGGGCCGGGCGGGCCCTCCTCTCTAACCGCTCCCtggcccccaacccctgcccaaGGGACTTCCTGAAGCTTCTTCCCATTTGCATTAGCTTTCCAGGTGGCTCTACCTTTGAGGCTATTGAAAtccaactccccacccccacccccgcccccgcccccagccaaaaaaaggcagaaaaaggcaGTGACCCAGTGATTGGTAGCCAAACTGCTTTTGTCACGCAGTTAATTTTCTGTGATCACATACTTGTGATGCCACTTTTTATCTTACAAAATGCTTTTATATTCATTTGGCTTGTTTGAAGCTGACAGCTCCGGGCCATTTGTTAGACGTGGAAACTAAGCCTCCAGGAGCCAGTGGGCTTGCCTGATACCACACCTCAAATTAGTAATGGGACAGGGACCAGCCAGACTTCTGTTTCCTGGGCCAACACCCATCTGCTCCCCTTAAAACCTGCCACCTTAGCCCCCGGCTGGAGGAGGTGACCCCCTCCTAGGGGGACTCCTCTTACCTGGGTGAGCACTTCCCGGGCACCCCTAGAGcccggggtggggaaggggtgtcCTGCTGACCGCTTCTTGTCCCAGATCAGCATCGCCACGCTGCGGCTGTTCGAGGAGCTGCTCCAGAAGCCCCACGAGCAGATCATCCACAGCCTGATCCTGTGCCACCTCGAGGGCCGCCCTTACGTGGCCCGGGGCTCGCCCGAGCCCGAGAGCTACGAGGACACCCTGTAAGTGAAACCCAGTGCCTCGGGGAGGCCTCAGCACCCCACACCAGTTCCTGCGTTCACTGGTGCCTCGCTTGTCTGCCCTGGCACAGAGATCTGGAGGAAGACCCCTACTTCACGGATGGCTTCCTTGACTCTGGCTTTCAACCCTCCATGAAGCCTCCTCCTGCCCCCGTCACCAACCCCGATGGCAAAACAGCGGTGACCGAGATTGTCAACAGGTAGGAGCAGGTCAGGAAGTCTGAGCCACCTGAGTTTTGTTCCGTCTTTGGCCACAGCCCTGCTGGGGTGCAGCCGGGAGAGTGTTCCCTCGGGGCTGGAGGTGGAGCGGGGAGAGCAGGGCGGCCCAGGCGGGGACACCTCCACACCTAGGGTCCTGTCTCTTAGTTTCCTCTGCCTCGTTCCTGAGGAAGCCAAGACCTCGGCTTTCCTGGAGGAGACCGGATATGACACGTACGTCCACGATGCTTACGGACTGGTGAGTGTCAAGGCCTCTGCCGGCGCCCAGTTCTCACCGCTCAGAGCGTGGGGTTAATACACTCTGCCTCTGCGATCTCCCGCCCGAGGTGCTCCCAGCTCTGGCCAAGTGCCCGAGCCCCACCTGCCTGCGTGGCTCCCTCTGTCTGCTGGTGCCTCCTGGCCGCTGGGTCCACTCTTTTAACTCTCCCCTCCTGTTTCAGTTCCAGGAGTGCAGCTCCCGAGTGGCGCCCTGGGGCTGGCCACCAGCTCCCCCACCCCTGGACCCCCATGAGCCCGAACGGCCTTTCTTCGAGGGTCACTTCCTCCGAATGCTGTTCGACCGCATATCCCGGATTCTAGAACAGGTGCCCAACAGGGCTGGGCCCCTGCCACAGGGCGAGGGCCTCTGGAGTCCTTCAGGAGAGCAGGGCCCAGCCGTGGGGGTCCAGTCATCTTCTCTGCTCTGGCTCCACGACCCCCCTCAAGCCCCACCTTTCCCCAGGCGGGAAGCCCCGTCTCGCCTCTGCTCCACATGCCCTGACGTGCCCTGGTCCTCAGCCCCAGGGAACCCGTGACACACACATCACATGCATCTCCAACCCCCGCGCGCGTTCACACTGGCCAGGCGccttgctggggggtggggggcgcagaAGTGCTCACTGCCTGTGCCAACCCTCGCTTGTCCACCGTGCTCCCAACAGCCGTACAGCCTGAACCTGCAAGTGACCTCAGTCTTGTCCCGGCTcgccctcttcccccacccccttatccACGAGTACCTCCTGGATCCCTACATCAACCTGGCCCCTGGCTGCCGGAGCCTGTTCTCTGTGCTCGTCAGGGTAAGGATGCCCAGGCCAGAGGGAGCATGCCAATGCTGAggacaggaagggagggggaCAGGACAGGGGTGCTGGGGGCTGCAGGAGTGGGCACCCTTGCCAGCTCCAGGGGAAAGCACTGGTACCCCCTCCCATGGTGCGACAGAGCAAGGGACCCTGCGGCTGTGTCGCTGGTCTCCTCCTCAGTCCCCTCTTGTTCCCACTCTAGGTGATCGGGGACTTGATGCAGAGAATTCAGAGGGTGCCCCAGTTCCCAGGCAAACTGCTCCTGGTGCGCAGGCAGCTGATGGGCCAGGTCCCCGGGGAGCAGTAAGTAACAGAGGGAAGTGGGTGCCCAAGGAAGAGCCCTGGCGTGGGAAATCTAGGGCTTCCGGGTGGGGGAGGCGCCAGGCCGGGGACAGAGGGGGGCCCGTTGCTGGGGCCTGTGGTCCCTCACAGGCAGAGGTGGCTGCCGCCGGGTGGTCCCTCACAGGCGCTGGGATACCACGCTGGCACGCTCCCCACACCTCCCAGCCGTGACCCCCGCCATGCTGTCTCCTTCAGGCTGGACCACCAGACCCTCCTCCAGGGCGTGGTAGTCCTTGAGGAATTCTGCAAAGAGCTGGCTGCCATCGCTTTCGTCAAGTTCCCCCCACATGGTCCTCACCTGCGCCTCTCTGAACCCCCGGAAGGGCACGTCTGAACCAGGAACACGACACCTCTGCCCAAGAGCTGCCTCCCGCCTGGCACTGCCGCCACCACTGTCCTCCCGGGGTGGGGGCTTGGCTCCGTCTCCTTCACATCCCGGGGACCTCCGCCTGGGTGGAGGTCTGGGCTTCCACTCTCGGGTTAACTCAAGACGACCTTGGCCTGTTGGCTCCACCAGACTGGGTTTCAAGGAGTGGGTCTCCGAGGTATCAGAAGCCAAGTAGCAAAAGAGGTGGCTTTCTGGGCAGCATGGTGTCCTCGGGGCCTTCTCTGGGGAGCTGGGTGACGGCCAGGTGAGCCCCCAGACCCAGAGCTTCACGTGTCCTGTGCCTGTCACCTGTCTCTGTGGGCCATCTGTGGTGAAGGCCAAGACCTGAGACTCATTCCAGGGACACGAGGGGGAGTGAGCTGATAGCTCTGAGGCTGGTCAGGACCACAGGCCAGAGAGATGCGGTCACGACCCTGTCTCTGCCACACCAAGTACCGTAGATGCTGCTGAGACTTGATGTTTTCTCTCCTGCCTTCTTGGCTTAACCCTTGGGGAAGCGGCCGTGGACAGCAGGGGAAGCCCCTCTTCCCGCTCATCCCTCCTGGGGACTGTTGCACAATTGCCAACAGCCTCGTGGCAAATGCCCAAAGCATGCTCCGCGCCCAGCTGGGGGCAGCCGCTTATGAGAAGCTTGATGCAGCTGCAGCCAGGGTGGGAGAGGGCCTGGGGAGCCCGGGGGACTGGATGCCAGGCTCCAGCTCCAGCTGGTTTCTCTCTGGCGCCTTCTGAACTTGTCTCGGCAGGTCCACGACACCTGGGCAGAGGGGCTCAGAGACCGGGGGAGGCCAGGCCTTGCCCTTAGCATCCTGCCAGGGTTCTCCATGGAATTCAATCCCAGTGGTGCTGGAAGCTCTGGGTCCGGGTGAGGCCAAGATGCCCACCGGACCATGGGCCCCACCCCAAGGCCTGGCCGGGGAGTAGGGCTGGGGCACAGGCAGCCAGCCGGTCATGGTGTGGTTCTCCCTGCATGACCTCCACGGCTGGGGCCGCCACCCCGCCCGGCCCGAATCTGTCTCAACCTGCAGGAGCAGGCGGCGCCAGGCATTACCTCACAGCAAACTGCAGTTGCTGGCTTCACTCCTGGGCAAGGAGGAGCAGGCCAGAGCTCCACTCGCTTCATTTTTCTGCCCGTGCTGCTTCTAGAAGCCGTCCACAGGTTGCCAAGAGGTGACGTGAAAGAGGAGGAAACTCAATGACCTCTACCTCTCCTGCATCCCTCCAAGCTGAGGAAGATTTAACTGCTGCCCCGGAGGACACTGTGCACGTGCCTGCACGCGTGTGTGCACACGTGGGCGTTGGTGTGGGACAGGGGAGCAGAGCTCAGCGGGCGAATTGGGTCTGGACTCTTCGATTCAGAAAACGTTTGAGCGTCTGGGAGTCAAGACAGTCCGCTCCCCAATGCACTCGGGCATTCGCATCGTGTCCCCTGCTAGACAGCACGGCAATAAATGGTGTGGTTGTGTGGACGCAGCTGCCCTGTTCTTCTGCACCCTTTGTGTCCTTCTGCCCAGGGCTCCACTGCTGATTCAGGCCCATCTTCCCAAGGAAGGCGAATTAAATTCCTTTTCCAGCACAGGGGTGTACgggggcagtgtgtgtgtggtgggggccGGAGGGGGGAGTGGTAAACAGAGACAGGCTCTGGCAGTGCTGATCTGATGTTCCCCGGCACCTACGAGGAGCCAGCCTCTGGGCCAAGCAGCACTATTTTTGTGCGGCTTGCCTACAGCTGAGAGCCGGCAGCCCTGGAGACGCCACGAGGGAATGGGCCACCTGAGGCATCTGTATGCAAGTCTCCTTTTTAGTGTTTATGTTGTGAGCGGTATGACTGCTTTAGTGGTGAACAGTGGGcctgatactttaaaaaatcttgtcCCTAAGTGTATGCGTGTGGCGACCCTCTGAGGGGGGGGTCCCCAAGAGTACTCCAAGGCAGGGAAGATGAAGATGCAGAGTGAGGCCTGATCCGTGGCTTTCGCCTCGTTGCTTTTTAAAAGCATCCCCCTGTGGGTTGCCTTTAAAAATACCAGTGCTCCAATCCCGCCCTCCACCAGTTAATCACGTCTCTGAGGGTGGGCCCACAGTTGTTTTTAAAGGTCTCCCGGTGATTCTAATGGGCACCCAGGGTTGAAAACTACTATAGGCTAAATAATGGAAGATCACTGTCTTTCAATGTGGATGTGGACCGGCGGGTCTCTCAGACGCTGAGAGAAGGGAAACCAGAATGAAAGGGTTTGTCTCCCTCATTTGGAAAACGTCTGTCTGTAGAGGGAACAAGAGTATTCCTACCACAGCCCCAGAGGCCAGAAAAACAAGATGGCAGCacagagaggcagggaaggggggcTTTGAGGTTATCCTGGTCCTTCGGTGTCAGAGTGGAGTTACTTCAGAAGGGAAACCCAGTCAAGTATTTCCCTGCTCAGAACAAAACCTGTATGTTAGTGGTGAGTGTATAGCAGTAAGTGGCGtgaaatattttcctcatttcctttggTTTTCCCTTAAACTTtagtaaaattctttttaaaaataattcctaccATGATTCAGCTGAGCTGAGGGGAAATGAATAGAGGGTTTTGGTCTGGCTTTGGGCTGGAGTCGTACCAAGGCAGAGGCAGGAGcctggggggcagagggaggtcGGGAGGGATCTGTCGGAGAAGCTCAGGCAGAAAGActgggggagagaggcaggggcagCTCTCACAGCTCCTCGCCCACCTGAAGCTTCTCCTGGCCTTCTCACTGCTCAAACCTTGGAGGGGATGTAGTCACATCCCACCTGGCAGGCAGATGAAGGAGCCCCAGCGGGCCCAAGACAGGCTGTGGTGGACGAAGGAAGCCTGCCAGCCAGTCACCTGCAGTGTCGCCTGCTGTCTGGGAAGGCCTGGGTGGTATCAGCGGGATGAGGGAAGGAGCTTCTCTTGATGGCAGCCCCCCTTTCCTGCTCACTTCCAACCCACAGAGACATTTAGGCGGGAAGGCAAAGTAAACAACACCTATTTACTCAGCCAGGGACCCACTCCCTTGCAATGACCTCCTCCAGCACCCCTTCCACGTTCTAAGTGCCTGAGAATCTGGATGAGGCCCTTACTGAGGCGGGCACGGAAAACGATGAGGAGGTGCCACCTCAGGTCCAGAAAGTCCTCACATCCCCTTAGGGAGTCGTGCCCTCATTGTGCCCTCAGGGCAACTGGGTCCTCGAGctctggactccttgcttggttgAAGGCACTGTCCCTTCTGATGCAGTGCAGGGACCTGCTCCATGGCAACAAGAGATGGAAGTCCCCCTGGGAACCAGAACTGCCCTGCTCCCCATGCAACAAGATCTCTACCAACCCCCTGTGCCTCTCAGAGGCAAAGCCTCCTCTGAAGCACAGACGCCATCACACAGGGGGTCAGACGGCCTGAGTGTAAGCGCAGGTTGTGCAATTACCGCCCATGGGAACCCAGCTCCTGGCCCACTGACGGCAGCCTCCTATCGGTTGATTGGGACAACAGATGATTCCTGAAGCCTCTGTAAGAGCTGGCTTTGTAGGTCTTCCTCCACCACCTTCCACCAAAAGAAGTTCTCGCCCCGAACCTTCGGGGGCTCATTTTGGATACCTGGATTCCGAAAAGCCACCGTCACCAGCACGTTCAGGCAGATGCCATCGGCTTGG contains:
- the FHIP2B gene encoding FHF complex subunit HOOK-interacting protein 2B isoform X2, with protein sequence MLSRLGALLQEAMGAREPSIDLLEAFVEHWKGITNYYIESTDENTPAKKTDIPWRLKQMLDILVYEEKQQAAAGEAGPCLEYLLQHKILETLCTLGKAEYPPGMRQQVLQFFSKVLAQVQHPLLHYLSVHRPVQKLLRLGGTVPGSLTEKEEVQFTTVLCSKIQQDPALLTYILEGRKTVGRKEASREATALPREAAGVKNEEQPHSKAPDRGARGARALSTQLPAETEEPDGGPGESTLITSLIGLCKSKRGRVALKAQENLLLLVSVASQATATYLVQSSPFCPAIVEHLCQLYQSLPSFLDPADIATSEGISWRLPSAPSDEASFPGKETLAAFLGWFDYCDHLITEAHTVVSEALAKSVAEKLFVDILQPQLLHVSEQSILTSTALLTAMLRQLRSPALLREAVAFLLGTDQQPAAPEDSPHTLGGHLVRHCDHLSDEISIATLRLFEELLQKPHEQIIHSLILCHLEGRPYVARGSPEPESYEDTLDLEEDPYFTDGFLDSGFQPSMKPPPAPVTNPDGKTAVTEIVNSFLCLVPEEAKTSAFLEETGYDTYVHDAYGLFQECSSRVAPWGWPPAPPPLDPHEPERPFFEGHFLRMLFDRISRILEQPYSLNLQVTSVLSRLALFPHPLIHEYLLDPYINLAPGCRSLFSVLVRVIGDLMQRIQRVPQFPGKLLLVRRQLMGQVPGEQLDHQTLLQGVVVLEEFCKELAAIAFVKFPPHGPHLRLSEPPEGHV
- the FHIP2B gene encoding FHF complex subunit HOOK-interacting protein 2B isoform X3, with translation MLSRLGALLQEAMGAREPSIDLLEAFVEHWKGITNYYIESTDENTPAKKTDIPWRLKQMLDILVYEEKQQAAAGEAGPCLEYLLQHKILETLCTLGKAEYPPGMRQQVLQFFSKVLAQVQHPLLHYLSVHRPVQKLLRLGGTVPGSLTEKEEVQFTTVLCSKIQQDPALLTYILEGRKTVGRKEASREATALPREAAGVKNEEQPHSKAPDRGARGARALSTQLPAETEEPDGGPGESTLITSLIGLCKSKRGRVALKAQENLLLLVSVASQATATYLVQSSPFCPAIVEHLCQLYQSLPSFLDPADIATSEGISWRLPSAPSDEASFPGKETLAAFLGWFDYCDHLITEAHTVVSEALAKSVAEKLFVDILQPQLLHVAPPGSARPACRSEQSILTSTALLTAMLRQLRSPALLREAVAFLLGTDQQPAAPEDSPHTLGGHLVRHCDHLSDEISIATLRLFEELLQKPHEQIIHSLILCHLEGRPYVARGSPEPESYEDTLDLEEDPYFTDGFLDSGFQPSMKPPPAPVTNPDGKTAVTEIVNSFLCLVPEEAKTSAFLEETGYDTYVHDAYGLFQECSSRVAPWGWPPAPPPLDPHEPERPFFEGHFLRMLFDRISRILEQPYSLNLQVTSVLSRLALFPHPLIHEYLLDPYINLAPGCRSLFSVLVRVIGDLMQRIQRVPQFPGKLLLVRRQLMGQVPGEQ
- the FHIP2B gene encoding FHF complex subunit HOOK-interacting protein 2B isoform X1, with the translated sequence MLSRLGALLQEAMGAREPSIDLLEAFVEHWKGITNYYIESTDENTPAKKTDIPWRLKQMLDILVYEEKQQAAAGEAGPCLEYLLQHKILETLCTLGKAEYPPGMRQQVLQFFSKVLAQVQHPLLHYLSVHRPVQKLLRLGGTVPGSLTEKEEVQFTTVLCSKIQQDPALLTYILEGRKTVGRKEASREATALPREAAGVKNEEQPHSKAPDRGARGARALSTQLPAETEEPDGGPGESTLITSLIGLCKSKRGRVALKAQENLLLLVSVASQATATYLVQSSPFCPAIVEHLCQLYQSLPSFLDPADIATSEGISWRLPSAPSDEASFPGKETLAAFLGWFDYCDHLITEAHTVVSEALAKSVAEKLFVDILQPQLLHVAPPGSARPACRSEQSILTSTALLTAMLRQLRSPALLREAVAFLLGTDQQPAAPEDSPHTLGGHLVRHCDHLSDEISIATLRLFEELLQKPHEQIIHSLILCHLEGRPYVARGSPEPESYEDTLDLEEDPYFTDGFLDSGFQPSMKPPPAPVTNPDGKTAVTEIVNSFLCLVPEEAKTSAFLEETGYDTYVHDAYGLFQECSSRVAPWGWPPAPPPLDPHEPERPFFEGHFLRMLFDRISRILEQPYSLNLQVTSVLSRLALFPHPLIHEYLLDPYINLAPGCRSLFSVLVRVIGDLMQRIQRVPQFPGKLLLVRRQLMGQVPGEQLDHQTLLQGVVVLEEFCKELAAIAFVKFPPHGPHLRLSEPPEGHV